CGTGACCGTCCGTGGTAACTCGTCCTTAAACAGTATATAGCGCGGTATTTTATAATGAGCGATCTGAAATTTCGAAAGAAGGATATTTTAAGACAGTTGTAAACATGTATTTGAATATTTTGTTCTAAAAGaagtatttttttcgtttctattttGGTACAGGTATGAATAATTCGCATTCTTCAGTAAAAGTACAATTCTAGGTCAGTCGAACACACAGTCCTCATCACTGACACCAGATTTATCACAATAAACTGCAacgtttgtattttatttaagaGCATGTGAAAATATTAAGTCCGTCGAATACATATTCATGAATGCCGATTTCTATCGATCAAAATACATCCGTTTATCTCTTGTTTCGTAGTAAATTATATGCATTTCCCGAGTACAAGTgccaataaaatacataaataagtaacgAAGAAGCACGTACCTTTCCTTTGCACCATTCCCTAAGCTCCGTGTCCGAAAGGCTGGAACCCTCGGCCTTTCTTATCCAAGTCGccacctcctctcccatcctggCGTCGGGCACTCCGAACACCTGCGTCCGAATGAGATGATCGAATTGCAGAGGGAAAAATGGCATGACAATTTCAGGTAATACTAGCTGGAATTTGGTCATATTGGTCTCTTTTATGCTATCTAGTGGTCGGTCATTAAGGTGATAGACCTCCAGTTTCATATGCCTTGGCTTCGAATCAACTCCTTGCTATCAAGTCAAAAGACAATAACCAACTATACCATTTTTTTCAACACCACAGTACACAAATTTATAAACAAGACTAACCTGCGCCTCAATCACATCCGGGTGACCCATGAAGAAGTTCTCAATTTCCGCCGGATAAATGTTCTCTCCGCCGCGGATGACCATGTCTTTGATGCGGCCGATGATCTGGCCGTAACCGTCAGGCTGGATCAGGGCGAGGTCGCTGAGACGTTGAGTGtacgtcgttattatcatcattatcataattatcattattatcattagcctcataatcattttcatattcgtaatcattgttgtcatctatatattcataatcactattattattatcaccgttatcgttatcatcaccatcattataatcactattactatcatcatcattgctattatcaatcattatattaataccattatcattatacaaacTTCCGCAGCTTTTGAAAAGGACACGAGTACATGGAGGCAACAAAACTATGCTGAAATACTGAAAATTTTGTTAAAATAAGCGGCCCAGTTCAATCCAAATAAATCCGTTTCCgaatatctacatctatgtggAAATAAACAATCCTTTCTCTCAAGGCAATGCTCTAACAGTCTTATTTTTAAACGCCCCAGTGGGTCAGATTTTCCCCACTGGAAATACATTTGACGTTCCGACAGTCGGGTATGACACCATCTTTTCCCGAAACACTAACCATGAATATGGTGttttgatataaagaaaaaaacacttcccATACCACAGTTATCAATTAAACCAAGAAATACCAACCCTGTCCTCAACCATCTATCCTGCGTCATAATCTCCCTCGTTTTCTCAGGGTCGTCCCAGTAACCGAGGAAGTTGCAGTAGCCTCTAATGAGCAGTTCGCCCGCCTCTCCTGTGCGCACGATCTCCCCGGACTCGTCGACCACTTTCACCTGCCGAAGAGACAGGGGAATCAGCTGATCGGGCTTCGGTTGTTAtacatttcttggtaaatgaaaaaaaagaaagaacgaaagaaaaaaatatatatatacacataaggttAATGTGAAAGTTTATGACTTACAAATTGAAGCTAATAAAGTAATGGCGCATTTTCTTATGCAGTAATGTCTGtacctatatatttctctatgcacgaggaaaataaaggaatatgataataaggatctcCCCGGACATTTTGACTACCTTTCAACTGCCGAAGGGAATGGGAAATCGGCTGATCTCATGttgtttgttataaatatattggtaaatgaaaaagaaaatgcactAGGAGGcgaatatgaaattatataagtTAGAAGTTGAATCTAATCTAGTAATGCcacaatattttaatatattaatatctgtaCTTATGTCTCtatttgtataagtatgtgaAATTAGAGTACAGTACAGGGCACGAGTCGAAACGGGGTGGTTCACATACACGTAAAGAACCGATACCTCTGTGTGGTAAACATATCACATACTCGCAATGAATCAATACTTTATTTTGTGATATGTTCATGTGGTGAATATATCACTAACCCATAATGAATCGATACCTCAATGTGGTCTAACGGGTAACCGATGGTGGACGACCGGACTTCAGGAGGATCTGAAGGAAAGCACTGGAAGGTCACGGGACTCGTCTCGGTCATCCCGTACATCACCTGCAGTGGACGAGGGTCATGTTATCATCCATATCATCTGTTATCTTCGTCACTGTTAATTGTTATATTTGTCATTCTCACCGTTAACGCCATGAGGCTTAATTctgcattgatattataatcatcgtaTCCCATATAGCCTCAGTTATATATGGGATTTTGCCACTTTATTGCCATCACCTTACCTCCCCAATATATTCAacggaaaaaaaaggacaataacgTATCAATGCTCACTAAAAAGTCCTTCATCTTGAGGTCGTTCATGACAGCCATCACCAATTCCTGCGGACAAGGAGCACCTGCCATGATTCCCGTCGAGATGGCGCTCAGATCCGTCGGGTTCTTGCGGAAAGAGTTCAGAATGTCGACAAACATCGTGGGCGTTCCGTAGCAGGAGGTGATTCTGTTTGAAGAGgaattcgttatcattataattgcttataaaaaataaaagaagcaagAAAGCTGTAACGTTTCGAGTCCTGACTAAACTCCTCGTCTGATGTGTCTATTCTGATTCTTTTAATCCTTATGTCTCTGTTTCATTTCAGATTTGTACACGTTACTTTTTTTTAGTATTAGCGATGGAAGGAATATGCGCGAACATTTTGGATAACAAAAAGGGTCAAGCAAATTCATCTCTAATAATTTCCtccattttgtttcctttttttggagGAGCATCTGGAACtgatttaaaaacaaaatccGCACTAACTTTTCCTTTTCGAGTGTCTTGACAATGGCATCGGGGTCAAAGCCGGCACTGGGAAGGACAGAGGTCGCCCCATACAGCATGCCGCAGAGGGTGCCACCGACGCAGCCAAAACAGTGATATAAAGGCACCGAAATACATATGCGATGAGGCTGAAATCATTAAATCACCCGGTTAAGTCTTCTTTTAATCATAGCTTCTATGATTATCATATGATGACGCAATATGTGCATTTCGTTTATCAACTcatctttatattatttatttactctttttaagGAAACAAGCGCCATCCCCGTCCAGCTTTAAACACAACAGGGAGATAAACACGATTCCACCTTTTTTGCATATTCGATGCGGCTCCCGATAGAATAGGCGTTGTTCACCAGCATGTGATGAGACAAAACAGCTCCTTTGGGCAAACCGGTCGTTCCCTGAAATAGATTGTTTAGCTATAGTCATCTTTAACAATATAAAATGTACAAAATCGCGTAATTAAGACGTCATGCATGGCTGTCTAAATACAGAAGTAAATGTAATATTATAAAGTACATGCAGAAGAACAAGTTTTAGtggtatacaaaaatacatacaaaataaaatatgctGTTCGAAACCTTTTACCTtcttatatgtctatttttttctttttggtatagAAAATATTTTAATCAAATTTGTTAATAAAAAATCCGAAAACGAAAACTTAATATCAAACATTAAGTATTATATTACTGAAATGAAGCATAAGCCATATCTAGTCCTGTGCCTTCAATTTTAGTATTTGTCCACAAAATCGTGTCCCAATCCACGCGTTTGGAAAGTGGGTGATTGGCAGAGACGAAATCACAAGTAAATCTTAAGTAAACCATCCAAATACTTGTTTGCGGTCTCCAGTGTGGGAATTGTATGAGCAAATAGGCTGTAACAGGTATTTGGATGATCTGAACATACCGAACTCAAATAGAACTTTTCAATTAAAACATT
The genomic region above belongs to Penaeus chinensis breed Huanghai No. 1 chromosome 20, ASM1920278v2, whole genome shotgun sequence and contains:
- the LOC125036016 gene encoding medium-chain acyl-CoA ligase ACSF2, mitochondrial-like — translated: MNHSATYILASQRRVFTHLLHRRRQLSISGTWKRWQSGGPFAWSYVSTPGSEPLLGLSIGRAVDRAERSFGDREAVVSVHQGVRKTFSQVKEESDLVAAGLLAAGLEPGDRLGIWGPNSYEWFLTQFAAAKAGLILVNINPAYRPSELEYCLNKVGVKGIVCDEKFKTSDYYKMLCAVAPELPSSAPGDLSSAALPHLKKVFICSQDKLSGTFRFEDLYGAGESSHRKRVDELSSKIQFDSACNIQFTSGTTGLPKGAVLSHHMLVNNAYSIGSRIEYAKKPHRICISVPLYHCFGCVGGTLCGMLYGATSVLPSAGFDPDAIVKTLEKEKITSCYGTPTMFVDILNSFRKNPTDLSAISTGIMAGAPCPQELVMAVMNDLKMKDFLVMYGMTETSPVTFQCFPSDPPEVRSSTIGYPLDHIEVKVVDESGEIVRTGEAGELLIRGYCNFLGYWDDPEKTREIMTQDRWLRTGDLALIQPDGYGQIIGRIKDMVIRGGENIYPAEIENFFMGHPDVIEAQVFGVPDARMGEEVATWIRKAEGSSLSDTELREWCKGKIAHYKIPRYILFKDELPRTVTGKIQKFKMREQTIEELNLKT